In Thiospirochaeta perfilievii, a single window of DNA contains:
- a CDS encoding Ig-like domain-containing protein, protein MISKIYYFIVATLIIATLVACELFTSGYGEKVDLSEPSISISDPVNVEYKGGTFTLKGVASDDTSIKEVVVEFKSPVTNDTKTRTATLSDNNWYLDIDSDDSSIFKDGEVEFTVTAIDSVDKKSSKNIIVYLDNTLPTVLVESPNSQDKDIINGILDVIGSAKDASLEKLEVYIVSSDDPTKRYLGVTEGTSSWKATFNTEKLEIGLLSSQTYYLEVIAYDVAGNQSSYFYYNDDLFSEEMTQIKSDLGINSRPIDMLADINNIDLFESIQRSDSLADRLNFNIYQDRDRPEIILSSDWDLSSPDNLKSFTNSVNLSAQVKDDDGIKTIVLSVYKKSDNSLVRQGTIKPLGSRSYNLDVILDSVNWSGFTMTPDLSSGILPEDSYYFTLTVTDIEGAFSGVADLPNPANFGIDRNNPEVKILSSLSNKYYNSNVDVIIEAKDNVGVTKVDLYINDVDDKTPLSAIKQDDGNWKYTVKTLDYITEEDLDVNLSIKVVASDASGKTDTESMSIYLDILPPVLEDSKITMPASLNQTVEIEVTPVDKNLDSVEYNLDNEEDWKPVSKVDGSTSIITLLTTDYADGNHTLNLKAIDTAGNITELSKIITIDQDSDKPVITFKTPDETNDINSFSGAVTILAELKDDDAIDEESIVLKIDDEKVIASEYIKQNVGGVVTLKYTPTFDDDGDHSVSVFVADKKDIGVVKDVTKNIDFVIDSRGPTINNIKVDSEVISSLMYKKSDFTLSGNAADLKDVSKITIKATFGDSEPVIYVIPFDAVTPNVTWIQIINVDGNVNDSEEKPLTVTIEAIDAAGNSSGIVTKNLIIDKIKPVLDSVLSSNIENLNGIETISGGASDDHLSSVKIAYIGKNDGKTSWLNIEGSPYSWKYYLDTKKIEDGNSTFYVQATDLSGNISNKEYTINIDQLSDKPQFIFDKPIISGGNETTNLFGSSASVSGSVTDDDGIDRGEINIYLYDYDNVLLYTTNFIPTPGGSDKSIPWEFDLSSLSQGIYYIQVEAKDDIDYKLNGDVVSSNISNKNIFAIDFGAPTLDISSPLNATTEITYLNSQMILAGNVKDGLGVKTLTYQLGSLDKVTIFTDKQYLDYNWSKTLTLDELKLAGTSFSINLEATDITGKVIKSTMPVFIDESGPILTVTTPLNNSINESSPISLEGTILDLGSGFSYPVDGDLSSLNYDLAYSLNSGVDVPISLTEGDTKWLKDLELTTEGTYNLKFKSKDRIGNVKNSSNITFYYDKSKPDFTEVDSTYSETEVLTNSSVNFGGHLSDSNGLLAFNVKVNTEDEINLLSSVESNGTWSYTLPKVDGIIVLHLQQQIKQIDR, encoded by the coding sequence ATGATATCAAAGATTTACTATTTTATAGTAGCAACTCTAATTATAGCAACTTTAGTTGCGTGTGAACTTTTTACATCAGGTTATGGGGAGAAGGTTGACTTAAGTGAACCTAGTATCTCAATAAGCGATCCTGTTAATGTGGAGTATAAGGGTGGAACTTTTACTCTAAAGGGTGTTGCCTCTGATGATACTAGTATAAAAGAAGTTGTTGTTGAATTTAAAAGCCCTGTAACTAATGATACAAAAACTAGAACTGCAACTTTAAGCGATAATAACTGGTATTTAGATATTGATAGTGATGACTCCTCCATATTTAAAGATGGAGAAGTTGAATTTACTGTTACTGCTATAGACTCTGTTGATAAAAAGAGTAGCAAAAATATTATAGTTTATCTAGATAACACCCTTCCTACTGTTTTAGTTGAATCCCCAAATTCCCAGGATAAAGATATAATTAATGGTATTCTTGATGTTATAGGATCAGCCAAAGACGCAAGTCTAGAGAAGCTTGAAGTTTACATTGTTTCGTCAGATGATCCTACAAAAAGATATTTAGGTGTAACAGAGGGAACTTCTAGTTGGAAAGCAACATTTAATACAGAGAAATTAGAAATAGGTCTATTATCAAGTCAGACATACTATTTGGAAGTAATCGCCTATGATGTTGCAGGTAATCAGAGTAGTTACTTCTATTATAATGATGACTTATTTAGTGAAGAGATGACTCAAATAAAATCAGACCTTGGGATAAATAGTAGACCTATTGATATGTTAGCAGATATTAATAATATCGATCTTTTTGAATCGATACAGAGGTCAGATAGCTTAGCTGATAGGCTTAATTTTAATATATACCAAGATAGAGATAGACCAGAGATTATTTTGTCTAGTGATTGGGATCTTTCTTCTCCAGATAATCTTAAATCATTTACAAATAGTGTAAATCTATCAGCTCAAGTTAAAGATGACGATGGTATTAAGACCATCGTTTTATCTGTTTATAAAAAGAGTGATAATTCACTTGTTAGACAGGGGACAATTAAACCTCTTGGATCTAGGAGCTATAATTTAGATGTAATACTAGACTCGGTTAATTGGTCTGGGTTTACTATGACCCCTGATCTTAGTAGTGGAATACTTCCAGAGGACTCTTACTATTTTACCCTAACTGTAACTGATATAGAGGGTGCATTTTCAGGTGTTGCAGATTTACCTAACCCGGCAAATTTTGGAATAGACAGAAATAACCCAGAAGTAAAAATATTATCCTCATTATCAAATAAATATTACAATTCAAATGTAGATGTTATTATTGAAGCGAAGGATAATGTAGGTGTAACTAAGGTTGATCTATATATTAACGATGTAGATGATAAAACCCCTCTAAGTGCAATAAAACAAGATGATGGAAATTGGAAATATACAGTAAAAACTTTAGACTATATAACAGAAGAAGATTTAGATGTAAACCTAAGTATAAAAGTTGTTGCCTCCGATGCTAGTGGAAAAACCGACACTGAGAGTATGTCTATTTACTTAGATATATTACCTCCAGTGTTAGAAGATTCAAAGATAACTATGCCAGCTAGTTTAAATCAAACTGTGGAAATAGAAGTTACTCCTGTAGATAAAAACCTTGATAGTGTCGAATATAATTTAGATAATGAAGAAGATTGGAAACCAGTTAGTAAGGTTGATGGTTCTACTAGTATAATTACTCTGTTAACAACAGATTATGCGGATGGAAATCATACTCTTAACTTAAAGGCAATTGATACTGCTGGGAATATTACTGAGCTTTCTAAAATTATTACCATAGATCAAGATTCTGATAAACCTGTAATTACATTTAAAACACCAGATGAAACAAATGATATCAATAGTTTTTCAGGCGCTGTTACTATTTTGGCTGAACTTAAAGATGATGATGCTATTGATGAAGAAAGTATCGTTTTAAAAATTGATGATGAAAAAGTTATTGCTTCAGAATATATAAAGCAGAATGTTGGGGGAGTTGTTACATTAAAATATACTCCAACATTTGATGATGATGGTGATCATAGTGTTTCAGTATTTGTAGCAGATAAAAAAGATATTGGTGTTGTGAAGGATGTAACAAAAAATATAGATTTTGTAATCGACTCTCGTGGTCCTACTATCAATAATATAAAAGTAGATTCAGAAGTTATCTCTAGTTTAATGTATAAAAAATCAGACTTTACTCTTTCGGGTAATGCAGCTGACTTAAAGGATGTTTCAAAGATTACAATAAAAGCTACATTTGGTGATTCGGAACCAGTTATTTATGTTATACCTTTTGATGCTGTTACTCCAAATGTTACATGGATTCAAATTATCAATGTGGATGGTAATGTTAATGATAGTGAAGAAAAGCCTCTTACAGTAACAATAGAAGCAATAGATGCAGCTGGTAATTCAAGCGGTATTGTTACTAAAAATTTAATTATTGATAAAATAAAACCTGTATTAGATAGTGTATTATCATCGAATATTGAGAATTTAAATGGAATAGAGACTATATCTGGAGGAGCTAGTGATGATCATTTATCATCAGTTAAAATAGCTTATATCGGTAAGAATGATGGTAAAACATCTTGGCTTAATATTGAAGGTTCACCGTATTCCTGGAAATATTATCTTGATACTAAAAAAATTGAAGATGGAAATTCCACTTTTTATGTACAAGCTACAGATCTTTCAGGAAATATTTCTAATAAAGAATACACTATAAATATAGATCAGCTAAGCGATAAACCTCAGTTTATATTTGATAAACCTATTATTAGCGGGGGAAATGAGACTACAAACTTGTTTGGATCGTCTGCTTCTGTTTCAGGATCAGTAACAGATGATGACGGTATTGATAGAGGTGAAATAAATATTTATCTATATGATTATGATAATGTATTACTATACACAACAAATTTTATCCCAACTCCAGGTGGTTCTGATAAATCCATACCTTGGGAATTTGATCTATCTTCCTTGTCTCAGGGGATTTATTATATTCAAGTTGAGGCTAAAGATGATATAGATTATAAATTGAATGGAGATGTAGTCTCTTCTAATATTTCAAATAAGAATATTTTTGCTATCGACTTTGGTGCACCAACTTTAGATATATCTTCCCCTTTAAATGCCACTACAGAAATAACCTATCTAAATAGTCAAATGATTCTAGCTGGTAATGTAAAAGATGGTTTAGGAGTTAAAACATTAACTTATCAATTAGGTTCTTTAGACAAAGTTACTATATTTACAGATAAGCAGTACTTAGACTACAACTGGTCTAAAACATTAACTTTAGATGAACTTAAATTAGCAGGAACAAGTTTTAGTATTAACTTAGAAGCTACAGATATTACAGGAAAAGTTATTAAATCTACTATGCCTGTTTTTATTGATGAATCAGGACCAATACTTACAGTTACTACACCACTTAATAATTCTATTAATGAATCAAGTCCTATATCTTTAGAAGGTACTATTCTGGATCTAGGTTCCGGGTTTAGTTATCCAGTGGATGGTGATTTAAGTTCCTTAAATTATGATTTAGCTTATAGTTTAAATAGTGGAGTAGATGTGCCTATTTCTTTAACAGAGGGTGATACTAAGTGGCTAAAAGATTTAGAACTTACTACAGAAGGAACATACAATCTTAAATTTAAATCTAAGGATAGAATAGGGAATGTAAAGAATAGCTCAAATATAACATTCTATTATGATAAATCTAAACCTGATTTTACAGAAGTTGACTCTACTTACAGCGAAACTGAAGTTTTAACTAATAGTAGTGTTAATTTTGGTGGACACTTATCTGATAGTAATGGGCTATTAGCTTTTAATGTTAAAGTAAATACTGAAGATGAAATCAATTTATTAAGTTCTGTAGAGTCTAATGGGACTTGGTCATATACCCTTCCAAAGGTCGATGGGATTATAGTGTTACATTTACAGCAACAGATAAAGCAAATAGATCGGTAG